The sequence CCCAGGGCAGAGCGGATTGGGTGCGGCGAGATATGGTTGATGAATGGACTTGCAATCAGTTACGTTTACCAGCAGCCTGGAGCTGGGAAGGAAGTAACTGTGGGAGGTGGCCCATGAAATCTTTACCCACCCTCAGCCTGGCCCCTGGGCCCTAAGCTAGGGAGCAGCTAGAAGAAGGTAGCAGAGGTTCCAGAGTcttattgctcagttgtgtctgactctttgtgaccccatgaacggcagcacgccagcctttcccgtccttcactttctcccagagcttgctcaaactcatgtccattgagtcggtgatgccatccaaccatctcaacttctgtcatccccttctcctcccgccttcaatctttcccaatatcagggtcttttctaatgagttgggtcttggcatcaggcggccaaagtattggagcttcagctacggcatcagtccttccaatgaatatctgcTGACTGTTCTTAGAGCTCAGGCCTCAGTGCCCCCATTAAAACCTTGAGTTTAACCATGGGGACCTTCCAGGTACCTGGGAAAGCAGATTAGGGTCGATACTCTCTGGGAGCTCAGAGGTGGATCTCTGCTGCCCAGCGTCACTGAGTATCAGACCTGCGTGAGCTCTCAGAGACTCTGACTTTCTGtgatgtccattttacagataaggaaactgagtcccagaagGGTTCAAAGAGTTGCCCAGCATGCTGCCTGGGTTGGCAGCCATTCCCTATATCCAGAAGAGTTCCAGAGCCCTAAAGAAGAGTAGGGGTAGGGAGGGTCCACCCCAGACTGAAATGCTGGCTGTGGGAACTCAGATGAGGAACTTCAGACACGAACACCTCAGTTTCCCAATGAGCACTCCCACTGTGCCCTAATCCCTCCAAGTCTCCCTAAGTGGTGGGTGCTGTCTGCTGGCATAATAGGGAAAGAGGCATCTGGCTGGTTGGGGCCAGGGCTGCATATCCTTGTTCCTAATTATCTCCTTCCTACACCtcaattgtgtttttttttttcccacatgttACAACCTCAGAGATGGACAGCTCGACTTCCAAACCTCTGACTTCTCCCTTCAGCAACAGCTCCCCTACTGTCTGGGAAAACCACACCAGTCAAGAGAGCCCAGAGACAGGCTCCACATTCCATCCCAACAGCCCTAGTTCAGAGGCCACAACCTACCACAGCCCCTCAAATTCAGGGACAACCTCCACCACCCAGCCCACCTCCTCACAACCAGAGCCAGacacccaccccagccctggctcCCCCAGGTCGGAGCACACCGTCACCTCCCCCTCCAGCGCCCTGAGTTCTGTCTCCTTGGCCACCCTGCCTTGGAGTCCCACTCACCCCAAGCCCAGCACGCTGCCTCCCTCTGCGTCCTTGGCCACCACTGACCGGACATTCGAGACATCTGATTATGGTGAGTATTGGGACATTGGGGCCTGTAGGGGGATGGaaggaatgaaggcaggaggagaaggggatgacagaggatgagatggttggatggcatcactgccccaatggacatgagtttgagcaagcgctgggagatggcgagggacagggaagcctggagtgctgcagtccatagggtcgcaaagagtgggaggaggctgagcgactgaacagcaagggGGTATGGTTGGGGGTACCAAGTTGCAGTTCTGG is a genomic window of Ovis canadensis isolate MfBH-ARS-UI-01 breed Bighorn chromosome 5, ARS-UI_OviCan_v2, whole genome shotgun sequence containing:
- the CIST1 gene encoding uncharacterized homolog, with the translated sequence MASSPPPPPLLLLALLPLLLKASDANPSVPMGSSTEMDSSTSKPLTSPFSNSSPTVWENHTSQESPETGSTFHPNSPSSEATTYHSPSNSGTTSTTQPTSSQPEPDTHPSPGSPRSEHTVTSPSSALSSVSLATLPWSPTHPKPSTLPPSASLATTDRTFETSDYAPGDSEALRLHRNPGVVVAVCLLVSALLIGGVIMAVRRCHNGVSEFQKLDEGLVSRRSSSAHHRLP